In Oryzias melastigma strain HK-1 linkage group LG16, ASM292280v2, whole genome shotgun sequence, a single genomic region encodes these proteins:
- the fam210aa gene encoding uncharacterized protein C18orf19 homolog A — MMTMIRILTPGILRRAAVMRALVGGAAVPEPPGVLSCCTLQLLPVRQRWLCTSASSRAAQEPKPTPQSAPTPAPQDVQGRREAEPPPIDLDPLQDKSIGLFQRFKKTFKQYGKVMIPVHLLTSSFWFGTFYYAAMKGVNVVPFLEMIGLPESLVSLLRDSSSGYALTAYAMYKIATPARYAVTLGGTSLSVQYLRKHGYLSTPPPYSEYLQDKMEETREKLSEKMEETKERFSEKMEETKDKLSEKLQETKDRVSERKAFFRKKGE, encoded by the exons ATGATGACGATGATACGCATCCTGACCCCCGGGATCCTGCGGCGTGCGGCAGTGATGCGGGCCCTTGTGGGCGGTGCCGCCGTCCCCGAGCCTCCAGGAGTGCTGAGCTGCTGCACTCTCCAGCTGTTGCCTGTGAGGCAGCGATGGCTCTGCACGTCTGCCTCCAGCAGAGCAGCGCAGGAACCCAAACCAACACCCCAGTCTGCCCCCACACCTGCCCCGCAGGACGTCCAGGGTAGAAGGGAAGCCGAGCCCCCTCCCATAGACCTGGACCCTCTGCAGGACAAGTCCATCGGGCTCTTCCAGAGGTTCAAGAAGACCTTCAAACAGTACGGGAAGGTGATGATCCCGGTGCACCTGCTGACCTCCTCCTTCTGGTTCGGAACCTTCTACTATGCTGCTATGAA AGGTGTGAATGTAGTGCCCTTCCTGGAGATGATTGGTCTGCCCGAGTCGCTCGTTAGTCTTTTGAGGGATTCCTCCAGCGGCTACGCGCTGACTGCCTACGCCATGTACAAG ATTGCAACTCCAGCCAGATACGCAGTGACTCTGGGAGGGACGTCCCTGTCTGTTCAGTATCTTCGCAAACACGGCTACTTATCCACACCGCCCCCTTATTCAGAATACCTGCAGGACAAAATGGAAGAAACGCGAGAGAAACTGTCAGAAAAGATGGAGGAAACGAAAGAACGCTTCTCTGAGAAAATGGAAGAGACTAAAGACAAGCTGTCTGAGAAGCTCCAGGAAACCAAAGACAGAGTGTCAGAGAGGAAGGCGTTTTTCCGAAAGAAGGGTGAATAG